The DNA region GGCCCGGCGCGCCTCCTAGGGCGCGGCGGCGGGAACGGGCACGCAGGTGCCGTCCGCCTCGGTGGCGGGCCGCTCGGCCCGGAGTTCCGCGATGGCGGCCTCGAAGTCCTCGAGTCCGTCGTACGCCTGGTACACGCTGGCGAAGCGCAGGTACGCGACCAGGTCGAGTTCCTTCAGCGGGCCGAGTATGGCCAGCCCGACGTCGTGGGTGGTCAGCTCGGCGTTGCCGCTGGCGCGCACGCACTCCTCGACCCGCTGCCCGAGCTGGGCGAGGGCGTCCTCGGTGACCGGGCGGCCCTGGCAGGCCTTGCGGACTCCGGTGATCACCTTCTGCCGGGAGAAGGGTTCGGTGACGCCGCTGCGCTTGGTGACCATGAGCGCGGCCGTCTCCACGGTGGTGAAACGGCGACCGCAGTCCGGGCACTGTCGACGACGGCGGATGGAGCTGCCGTCCTCGGTGGTCCGGCTGTCGACGACGCGACTGTCGGAGTGCCGGCAGAAGGGGCAGTGCACCTGGGGATCCCTCCCTGGCAGGACGTGCGGACCGGTTGAGTCTATGCGATGTGCCCCCGGCCTCGGCAAGCTGATCATGCGACGCGACCACTAGTACTGGGCACGGAGAGGACTCTAGCCACTACATGTAGGCCTTCGGGGGAAGAGACACCCCTGGCGTGTCGGCGCCGATTAGACTGCCGGAGTCGACATCCGGTCGAACATTTACTCGATGTACAACAAAGCCTTGATCGAGTCAGCCAACTCCCGAATAATTCACTCGAACGTGTGTTTGGCGCAACCTTTCGATAGGAGGTGCGTTGGGCTGGAAAAGGGAGAGGACAGCCGTCGAGAGGGGCCGCCGTGAACACCATCGAAAGCAACACCATCCCGGTGCAGGAACACTCCCAGTTCAAGGTGGGGCAGCGCACCACGAATCAGCAGAGCGTGGACATCAGCATGGACCGTAGCGAAGACCACCGCCTCTCCGGCCCGGCCGTTTCCACCACGGGCCGCGTCCCCGACCAGCCGATCGAACACTCCACCACAATGGACGACACCCACTCCTCCCCGGCCCGCGCCATGCCCGGCCGCCCCCCCGGCATCCGCACCGACGAGGCCGGCCTCACCGAGCGCCAGCGCCGGGTGATCGAGGTCATCCGGGACTCCGTCCAGCGCCGCGGCTACCCGCCGTCCATGCGCGAGATCGGCCAGGCCGTGGGCCTGTCCAGCACCTCCTCGGTCGCCCACCAGCTGATGGCCCTGGAGCGCAAGGGCTTCCTCCGCCGCGACCCGCACCGCCCGCGCGCCTACGAGGTCCGCGGCGTCGAGGTGGCCCGCCCCAACACCGCCGAGACGGCCGGGCGCCCCTCCACCTCCTACGTGCCGCTGGTCGGCCGGATCGCCGCCGGCGGTCCGATCCTGGCCGAGCAGACCGTCGAGGACGTCTTCCCGCTGCCCCGCCAGCTGGTCGGCGAGGGCGAGCTGTTCGCGCTCACCGTGCGCGGCGACTCGATGATCGAGGCGGCCATCTGCGACGGCGACTGGGTCACCGTGCGCCGCCAGCCGGTCGCCGAGAACGGCGACATCGTGGCCGCGATGATCGATGGCGAGGCCACCGTCAAGCGGCTCAAGCGCGAGGACGGCCGGATCTGGCTGATGCCGCACAACCCGGCGTACGAGCCGATCAACGGCGACAACGCCACCATCCTGGGCAAGGTCGTCGCCGTCCTGCGCCGCCTCTGACCTCCACGCACACCACCGCACCACCGGAGAGGGGCTCCACCGCGACTGCGGGGAGCCCCTCCGGCGTTCAGGAGTCAGGTCAGGAGTCAGGGCCTCAGCCCCGCTTCACCACCGGCCGCACCGGCGGCGCCGAGGCGTCGATCGCCGCCAGCGAGCGGCGCACCTGGTTGCGGTCCGTGGTGTACCAGAACTCCGGCATCGAGGACCGGAAGAAGCCCCCGTACCGCTTGGTCTCCACCCGCGGGTCGAGCACCGCCACCACACCCCGGTCGTCCGCCGCGCGTACCAGCCGGCCCGCGCCCTGCGCCATCAGCAGTGCCGCGTGGGTCGCCGCGACGGCCATGAAGCCGTTCCCGCCGTGCTGTTCGACGTCCTTCTGACGGGCGCTCATCAGCGGGTCGTCCGGCCGCGGGAAGGGGATGCGGTCCATCACGACCAGCTGGCAGGCCGAGCCGGGGACGTCCACGCCCTGCCACAGCGAGAGCGTGCCGAACAGGCAGGTGGTCGCGTCCGAGGCGAACTCCCGGATCAACTCGCCCAGGGTGTCCTCCCCCTGGAGCAGGATCCGGTGGTCCAGGCGCTCCCGCATCGCCTCGGCGGCCGCCTGGGCGCCGCGCATCGAGGAGAACAGGCCCAGCGTCCGCCCGCCGGCCGCGCCGATCAGCTCCTCCAACTCGTCCAGCATGTCCGGCCGTTCGGGATCGCGCCCGGGATCGGCGAGGTGCTTGGCGACGTACAGGATGCCCTGCTTGGGGTACTTGAACGGCGAACCGACGTCGATCCCCCGCCAGTGCGGGACGGCATCCTCGCCGAAGCCCGGCTCCGGGTTGTCGCCGGGCGTGCGCTGGTCCGGCAGCCGGGTCTCCTTGGGCAGGCCGACCGAGCCTGCCACGCCGTTGAAGTCCCCGCCGAGCTTGAGGGTGGCGGAGGTGAGCACCACCGAGCGCTCCTTGTACAGGCCCTCGCGCAGCAGCCCGGACACGCTCAGCGGCGCGACCCGCAGCGAGGCGGTGCCGAGCCCGTAGCGGTCGCTGCGCTCGATCCAGACCACGTCGTACTCGGAGTCCTCCAGCAGCCGCTCGGCGGTCTCGTGCAGCGTCTCGGCCGAGGCCATCGCCTGCTTGCGGACCGCGTCCTCGTCGCTGAGCCCCTTGTCCCTGGTCTCGCCGAGCGAGGTGATCACCTGCCGGGCGGCGTCCCGGATCGCGGTGACCGCGTACGCCAGGTACTCGGGCAGCTCCTCGACCCGGCCGGGCTGGGCGGTCTCCATCAGGCCGTGGTAGTTCTCGGCGGCGGCCTGCAGCTGGTCCACGGCCTTCTCGTTGGCCAGCCGGGCCGCCCGCTTCACCGCCCGGTTGACGGCGCCGACGGTCAGCTCGGCGGTCGCCGCGCCGGTGACCCGGTTGACCAGCTCGTGCGCCTCGTCCACGATCAGCAAACCGTGCTCGGGCAGCACCGGCGCGCCCTCGATCGCGTCGATCGCGAGCATCGCGTGGTTGGTGACCACGACGTCCGCCAGCTTGGCCCGCTCCCGGGCCTTCTCCGCGAAGCACTCCTGCCCGTACGCGCAGCGGGTGGCGCCCAGGCACTCCTTGGAGCTGACGGACAGCTGCGCCCAGGCCTTGTCCGAGACGCCGGGGCTCATGTCGTCCCGGTCCCCGGTCTCGGTCTCCTCCGCCCAGTCGCGCAGCCGCAGCACCTCCTGGCCGAGCTTGCCGGTGGGGCCGCCGAGCGCGTCCACCGGGTCGAACAGGCCCTCGCCCTCGTCGCTCGGGGTGCCCTCGTTGGCCCGGTGCAGGCACAGGTAGTTGGAGCGGCCCTTGAGCATCGCGTACAGCGGGCGGCGGCGCAGCACCGGGTGCAGCGCCTCGACCGTGCGCGGCAAGTCCCGCTCCACCAGCTGGCGTTGCAGCGCCAGGGTGGCGGTGGCGACCACCACGCGGTCGCCGTGGGCGAGCGCCGGTACCAGGTAGGCGAGGGACTTGCCGGTGCCGGTGCCGGCCTGCACGAGCAGGTGCTCGGCGTGCTCGACGGCGTCGGCGACGGCCTCGGCCATCCGCACCTGGCCGGGGCGCTCCACGCCACCAACGGCCTCGACCGCGGCGTGCAGCAGCTCGGGGATCCGCGAGCGCGGGACGGTGACGGCTTCCTCGGCCTCGTCGCCGAGGTCCGTCGCCCGCTGGGATTCGGAGTCGTGGGATTCGGAGTCGTTCGTCATGACCCTTCCACCCTACGGGGCGGGGGTGACAATCCGGTCCCGCTGGGCCGGAGGACGCACCTCCACGACGACCAGCGCGTTCGGCACCGTCCCGTGCCGCACGGCGTGCGGGCGGTGCGGGCGGTCCTGGTAACCGTCCATGATCAGCCGGTTGCGGTTGAGGCAGAGCCGGTCGATCCGGGGCCGGAACAGGTCGAACAGCTCGAAGCGCTCGCGCAGCTCGGGGAAGCGGTCCTGGTAGCGGTGGATCTCGGTGCGCAGCAGGGCCCAGAACTCGGTCTCGGGCAGTCCGGTCTGCGCCTCCAGCAGCGGGGCGAGGTAGCGGAAGACGCCGATGAACAGCCCGGAGTGGATGAACTGGCAGAGCCCCTGGGGGTCGTCCCGCAGCAGCACGCCGGCGGCCTCGGCGGGCAGGTCGCGCAGTTCGGGCAGGTCCTGGTCGCTGAGGTTGACGTCGTCGACGAAGTCCTTGACCGCGAGCCGGGTCGGGGTGCCACGGTCGTCGAAGACCACGATGGCGTTCTCGCCGTGCGGGGAGAAGACCAGTCCGTAGCGGTAGAGGAAGTGCAGCAGCGGCGGCAGCATCGCGGCGAACAGCCGGCCGGTCCACTCGGCGGGGGTGAGGCCGGAGCGGGCGATCAGCTCGGCGGCGAGCGCGCGCCCGTCGGAGCCGGTCTGCAGCAGGGCGGCGAGGGTGCGGGCGCGTTCGTCCGCGGCGAGGAAGGGGCCGAGCGGTTCGCGCCAGATCGCGCCGAGCAGTTCCTTGTACTGGTACGGCGATTCGGGCATCTCCCGGTAGAGGGGGTGGTCGACGGTGACGGAGGCGATCTCGCCGAGCAGGATCACCCGGCACTCGTCCCGCAGGTACGGGTCGGCGTCGCGCAGCCCGTGCAGCCAGGCGGTGACGGCGGGCGCGGCGAGGGTCCGTTCGACCGGCAGGCCGCGCCAGACCAGGGTGTTCAGGATGGACAACGGCAGCTTGACCGTGCAGCGCTCGGGGTGGGCGGTGTTGAAGAAGGAGCGGATGGACTGCTGGGGCAGCCGTGGGTCGCCGTCCGAGGGCAGCGGGACGATCTCGCCGGAGGCGATCCAGGGCGCGAACAACGGCAGGATCGTCTCGTCCCACTGCCAGGGGTGGACGGGCAGCAGCAGGTAGTCGTCGGCGCCGGCCCCGAGCGGGGCGCGCAGCGCGTCGAGGTCGTCCACTTCGCGGCCGTACAGCTGCTCGGGGTGTTCCAGACCGGGCACGCCGCGGTACTGGGCGAGCCGGCGGTGGACGGCGATCCAGGGCAGCGGGCGCGGGCTGCGGGCCTCCGGAGTCCAGCGGGCGGCGTCGGTGCCGGAGAAGCCGATCCGGCCCTTGCTGGGGACGATCCACGGGTGGCCGCCCTGCCGCCCCTCCAGCGCGGGGTGGTCGAGGTCGGCGAGTTCGGCGGCGGTGAGCGCGGTGGCCAGCTGGCGGGCGTCGGCGGTCAGGGTGGCGGTGAGCTCGCGGATCAGGTGGGCGGTGGTCCCGCCGCGCATCCCGAGGGTCTCCCGGGCGTACGGGAGGAAGCGCAGCGGGTCCAGGCCGTCCGGCTGCGAGCAGCGGATCGACTCCGGGTCGACCTGCCAGCTGTCGTAGGCGCCGCGCCGGGCGGCGAAGCGGTACTCGGCCCCGGGCAGCTTGAGCAGGTACTCGCCGTCGAGGGCGCCCGGGACGGGCCTGAGCAGGTCCTCGTAGGCGAACTCGCCGAGCATCTTGGCCAGCAGGGCGCGGCCGGCCCGCCGCCAGTGCCCTGCGGTGAGGTGCGGGGGCAGGTAGAGCGGCGGTTCAGCGGCCGACGGTTGCGGCACGGGTCAGCTCCTGGGGGCGGGGGACGACGGTGTCGGGCTGTGCGGTGTGGACGGTCAAAACGGTTGGGACGGTCGAGACGGGCGGGACGGGCGGCGCGAAGCCGGTCCAGGCGGTGCGGTCGGGCAGCCGGTGGACGGTCCGGCCGGTGACGGCGTTGAGGATGACGGCGGCCCGGTGGGCACCGAGCCCCAGGTCGGGGGTGCCGACGCCATGGGTGTGCAGTTCGGCGTTCTGGACGTAGAGGCCGCCGGTGAGCCCGGGCCGGGTGGCGACCCGGTGGTCGAGGTCGACCCGGTAGCGCCCGGACTCGTCCCAGTCGATCAGGTGGGCGAGCGGTTCGAGCGCGGCCGGGCGGGCGGCGCGGTAGCCGGTGGCGAGCACCACGGCGTCGGTGCGCAGCACGTGCTCGGTGCCGGAGTCGGTGTGCCGGCAGTGCAGTTCGAGGCCGCCGCAGGGGCCCGGGCGGGCCTCGGTGACGGCGGTGCCGGGGGTGATCTCGACCGGGGCGGTGTCGATCGGGCGGCCGATGGTGCGCTCGTAGAGGTGGTCGTGGATCTCGGCGAGGGTCTCGGCACTGGCGGCCTTGTGCAGCTGCCACTGGGCGGCGACCAGGGTGTCCCGGACCGGGCCGGGCAGGCTGTGGAAGTAGCGGGTGTAGTCGGGGGTGAAGTGCTCCAGGCCGAGCTTGGAGTACTCCATGGGGGCGAGCGCCCTGGTCCGGGTGAGCCAGCGCAGCCGGACGCCGTCGCCCTCGTGGCGGCGGAGCAGGTCGAGGAAGACCTCGGCGCCGGACTGCCCGCTGCCCACCACGGTGATGTCCCGGGCGCCGGTCAGGTCGGCGCGGCGGTCCAGGTACTCGGCGGAGTGGAAGGCCCGCGGGTGGTTCGCCAGGGCGGCGAAGGCCTCGGGCAGCACGGGGCGGGTGCCGACGCCGAGCGCGAGGTTGCGGGCCCTGACCTCGCTGCGCAGCCCGGTCGCGGTGTCCGTCAACTCGACCCGGAAGCACGCGCCGTCCTCCGGGCCGGCGGCCCAGTGCAGGGCGGTGACCTCGGTGCCGAAGCGGCAGTTGGGCAGCCGTTCGGCGGCCCAGCGGCAGTAGTGGTCGTACTCCCGGCGGGGCAGCTGGAAGCGCTCGGCGAAGTAGAACGGGAACAGCCGGTCCTGGGCGCGCAGGTAGTTGAGGAAGGACCACGGGCTGGTCGGGTCCACCAGCGAGACCAGGTCGGCGAGGAAGGGCACCTGCATCCGGGCGCCGTCCACCAGCATGCCGTGGTGCCAGCGGAACTCCGGGCGCTGGTCGCAGAAGAGGGTGCGCAGTCCGGGTACGGGCTCGGCGAGGGCGGCGAGCGAGAGGTTGAACGGGCCGACGCCGACGCCGAGCAGGTCGTACGGCGGGTCGTGCGGGAGGGAGGTGTCCACTGGGTGTCCTAGGCGGGGTGCGGGTCTCGGTCGCGGACCATCAGGGCGGCGCGCTTGTCGGGCAGGTCGAGTTCGGCGGCGACCCGGAATCCGGCCCGTTCGAAGGCCCGGACCGAGCGCCGGTTGCGGACGTCCGGTTCGGCCACCACCCGTTCGCAGCGCGGCCGTTGCCGGAGAATCATTTCTGCGAGGGCGGCCAGCAGCTGGGCCCCCAGGCCCCGGCCGCGGCTGGCGGCGGGGCCGAGCAGCAGGTGCACGCCGGTGTCGTACGGCCGAGCCGGATAGTGCGCGGCGAGCGGGTCGAGGTCGGCCCGGTAGACCTCCCAGTAGCTCATCGGCGCGCCGTCGAGCAGGCCGAGGCAGGGCAGGCTGCGTCCGTCGCCGTCGAGTTGGGCCCGGACGTGCCGTTCGGTGACGGCGGGCGGCCCGGCGAGCGCCCAGAACTCGTCGACCTCGGGGTCGTTCATCCAGCCGGCGAGCAGTTCCAGGTCGGCGGGCAGCCGGACCGGGCCGAGCCGGAACCGGCCGGCCGGGGTGGGGACTTCGCCCCACCCGGGCAGGTCGTCCGACGAGTTGCCTCCACCTCGCTCCGCTCGGCGGGGGCATTTGCCCACACGCACCTCTTGCCGGTTCACTCTCCCCCGGCCTCCGGCCGGGGGGACCCCCACCGCTCGCGAACTGCCTCCGCCACCGGGTTGGGGATGTCCACGTACACGGACTGGGTGGCGACCGGGCCGACCAGCTCGTCCAGACCGTTGATCCGGGTGAGCAGGTTGGCCTTGCAGGGCAGGGTGGGCGCGTCCAGCAGCAGCGTGGGCAGCGCCGAGCCGGTGGCGGCCGCCCGCGGGCCGGCCAGGAACCGGCGCAGCCCGGCCAGCAGCACCGTTTCGTCGGCGAGCCCCTGGGAGCCGAGGGCGCCGATCAGCCCGAGCACGTGGTTGATGCCGAGGTAGTAGGTGAAGTGGTGGTCGATGACCGCGTCCGGCAGGAAGGTGTCGCTCTGCGCGCCGAGTCCGGGCAGCCGGGCGGTGAGCCGCTCGGCGGCGCTCTCCCGGTAGTAGTAGCCCTGGTTGTCGCGGTAGCGGCCGCCGCTGGGCCAGCCCTCGGCGTCCAGCAGGACGATGCTGTTCTGCTGGTGCGCCTCCAGCGCGATGCCGCCCCGGCCGTCCAGCCAGAGGACGGGCAGCACGACGGCCTCCAGGTAGCGCAGGAACCATTCGGCGGCCACGGTGCGCAGCGGGCGCCCGGTGCGGGCGGCGAGCGAGCGCAGGGTGTCGCCGAGCCGGGAGGGCACGGTGGCGCCGGTGCCGCGCGGCTGTTCGGCGACCAGCCCGGCCACGCACAGGGCGCGCTCGGCGGGCGCGAAGGGCTGGGCGCGCAGCACGGTGTCCAGGCCGCCCGGGTCGCCGAGGCCGGGGTGGTCGACACCGATCCAGGCCGGGTCGCGGACGATGTCGAAGCCGGGGTGGGCGGCCCGCCACTCGGCGGCGAGGCCGCTCTCCAGCAGCCGGTGCATCTCCAGGCCGCGGTGGAGTTCCTTGCGCAGGTTCTCCCGGCGGGAGTTGGTGATCCGCAGGCCGAGCGACAGCTTGAGCATCCACGGCGTGCCGGGCCGGTAGACGGTGCGCACCGAGGAGGTGGGGTACCAGGGCTCGCCGGCCGGGCCGAGGTCGTGCAGCAGCCCCTCGGCGAGCAGCGCGGCGACGGCCGGGCGGTGGGCGAGTTCGCGGGCCTGCCAGGGGTGCAGCGGCAGGGCGGCGGTGCCGGGCGGCAGAGCGGTGCGGTGGCCGAGCAGGGCGGCGGTGAGCCGGTCGGCGCTCTCGGCGACGGCCGAGCCGGCCGCGAGCAGGGCACGGTCGACGGCGTACCAGTGCAGTTGGAAGGAGCCGTGGAGTTCGGGCGAGTAGGCGGCGCTCTGGGCCGGGCCGAGGCCGTCGCGGCTCTTCGGGGTGGGGTGCAGCGGGTGGCCGAGCAGCAGGGACTGCTCGGCGGCGAGGAAGTGGGAGCGTTCCGGTCCGCCGGGTTCGGCGGCGGTGCGGCGGTGGGTGAGGATCTCGGCGGTGCGCACGACCGAGTCGGCGACCCGGGCGGCGAGGTCGGCGACCTGTCCGGGGTCGGGCCGGTCGGCGGCCGCGGCGGCGAGGAGTGCGGCGGCGGTGACGGCGTCCACCGGGGCCTCGGCCCCCTCCGCCACGACACCGCCCTCGCCGGCCGAGAGGGTGGCCGGGCCGAAGCGGTGCCAGCCGCCGGGCGACCAGTAGCGGACCGGGGCGGCGAGCCGGGCGGCGCCGCCGAGGACGTCGATCCGCAGTCGGCCGTCCGGTCCGGGGCGGGCTCCGGTCTCCCGGGTCCAGCAGCGCAACAGGGCTTCCACGGCGGCCTGTTCGGCGGCGACTGCGGGATCGGGGTGCAGCAGCGGGTCGGGCCCGAGCCCGTGTTCCTCGCTCGCCTCCGGACGCTCACGGTCCGGCGCCGACGGTCCTCGCTCCTGCACTCGCTCCGCTCCCTCGTCGCTCGTCACTTTCGGCGCCGGCGCGTCCTTCGGCTCGCAAGGGGGGCCCGCGGTCGGCGGTACGGGCGGGGCTCCGGTGAGGGCGGTGCTCAAGGCTGCTCCTTGGTGCGCGTGGGGGTGCGGACGCGCTGGTGGTGGAGGGGGTCGGCGGGCACTCGCACCGTCGCGTCAGGTAAGGGTTACCTATCCCTGACGGGAGATCACAAGGACTGATCACTCGTCCGGGTGAAGACCGGGGATAGTGCACCACCGGGCGGGGCGGCCCTGCTGTGCCAACGAGAGGAACGGTTCCGCGTCACGGATCGGTGACCTCCGGTCAGCTCCGGAACCCGGGGGGCGGCCGCCGCCGTCCTGCACTGCGATGGAAGACTCCAGGGCGGCGGGCCGCCACACCGGAGTCCGATCCGAGACCGGAATCCGACCGAGCACAGGGGGAAGCGCACAGATGCCATCGATCCACCGGTCAGCCCTGGCCGCCGCCCTGGTCGCCGGAACGCTGCTGGCCGTGAGCGCCTGCGGACCGGACGGCCCGGCGGGCGGCGGCAAGACCGCCGCGCCGCCGCCCGCCGCGGACGCGAGCGCCTCGGCGACCCCGGGCGGCGGCGTCATCGGCGGGATCACCCTGCCGTCCGGCCTGCCGAGCAGCCTGCTGGAGGGCCTGCCGAAGAGCTGGGACGACCTGAAGAAGTGGAAGTTCGACGACTGGGACAAGTGGGCGTCCAAGCACGTCTTCAACAACCCGGTGGTGAAGGACTTCTGGAACCCGGACAAGATGGGCGACGCCAAGCCCGCCGACCCGGCCCCGCCCGCCAAGCCGGCCGCCGACAACGGCGTGACCGACCCGGAGCCGCCGGTGGTCAAGGCCGTCCAGGTGCCCCGCCCGTACCTCAAGCAGCCCTCCGGGAAGGTGTTCTTCTCCGCCCAGGGCGGCCGGGGCAACTGCTCGGCGACGGTGATCGCCGACCCGCAGCACCCGGGCAGGAGCAACCTGGTCTGGACGGCCGCCCACTGCGTCCACGAGGGCAAGGGCGGCGACTTCTACAAGGACCTGGTGTTCGTCCCCGCCTACAACAACTCGGGTGCCTCCAGCGGCGGCAAGAAGGCCCCACTGTCCGAGCTGGCCCCGCTCGGCACCTGGTGGGCCGACCAGGTCGTCACCTCCCCGCAGTGGATGGTGGAGGGCGGCCCGACCGGTGACGCCGCCAACCAGTACGACTTCGCCGTGATGCGCGTGCACAACCAGAACGACACCGGCAAGTCCCTGGAGGAGACGGTCGGTTCGGCCGCCCCGGTGTGGTTCGACGCGCCCCGCGACCAGCTCAGGGTCTCGGCCGTCGGCTACCCGCTGGTCAAGCCGTTCGACGGCCAGGAGCTGTACAGGTGCGACGGCGGCAAGCCCACCCGGCTGTCCTTCGACGCCAAGCGCCCGTCCATGCTGACCATCGGCTGCGACATGACCCAGGGCGCCAGCGGCGGCGGCTGGTTCGCCACCATGCCCGACGGGAAGACCGCCCTGGTCAGCAACACCTCGATCGGCACCCAGGAGCACACCTCGCTGAGCGGGCCGTACCTGGAGACGGTCGCCAAGCAGGCCCTGGACTGGATCTCCAGGAAGCAGTGACCGGCACCACCACGGGGACTCCTCAGCTTGCGCACCATCAGCACCAGCAGCACTGCCAGCACCAACGGAATCACCAGCGCCAATAGCGCCGTCGGCACCAGGGGACGGCGGGTCGCCGCGGCCGGCGCCGCGCTGCTCGCCGCCCTGACGCTCACCGCGGCCGCCTGCGGGCCGGACGGCCCCACCGCCCCGGTCACCCCGCCGGCGGCACTGCCCAAGGCCGCGCCCACCAGCCTGGGTGACCTGAGCGGCTGGAAGCTGGAGGACTGGGCCCGGTACGTCGCCGACAGCGGCTTCACCAACCAGACGGCCCCCGGCTACTGGACGACCGCCCGGATGGCGGCCGCCCGGGCCCGGCCCACCCCCGAGTACTCGCTGACCGCCGCCTCGCCGGCCACCGTCCAGCGGGACGCCCCGCCCGCCGCCGTCCAGGCCCGGCCGCAGCCGCACCCGTACGGCCGGGACTCCGCCCTGGTCGGCAAGCTGCTGATGACCACGCCCCAGGGCGACTCGGCCTGTTCCGCCACGGTGGTCTCCGACCCGCTCGACCCGGGCCGCAGCAACCTGGTCTTCACCGCCGCGCACTGCCTGCACGACGGCAGGGGCGGCGGCTGGGTGAAGAACCTGGTCTTCGTGCCCGCCTTCAACCGGGACGGACAGACGGGCAACCAGGACGGCCGGGGGGCCCGTGGCAAGCCGGACGACGACCGGCAGGCGGCCCCGTACGGCCGCTGGACGGCGGTGCGCGCGCTGGTGTCGCCGACCTGGCTCCAGGAGAGCGGCGTCGGCGCCCACGACCAGTACGACTACGGGATCGTCCGGGTGCGCGCCGAGTCCGGCTCCGGCCCCTCCCTGGAGGAGACCGTCGGCGGTTCCGTCCCGGTCTGGTTCAACGCCCCGCGCGAGCAGGTCACCTCGGCCGCCGCCTTCGGCTACCCGGTCGAGCGGCCCTTCGACGGCATGGAGCTGGAGCACTGCGACTCCACCGCCGCGCCGGGCCGGCTGTCCTTCGACCGGGCCCGCCCGCCGATGTACGTGATCGGCTGCACCATGACCGGCGGCGCGGGCGGCGGCGGCTGGTTCATCACCAAGGACGGCAAGCCCAACCTGGTCAGCGTCAGCTCGATCGGCGACCGCGGCCCGGCCGGGTACCTGGCCGGCCCGTCCCTGCAGGACCAGGCGAAGCAGGCCTTCGACTACTTCGCCAAGAACGTGAAGTAGCCCCCGGACGCGGTCGTCCGGGGGCTGGGCCCGTCCGACAAGATCCGCCGGACGGGCCTCGGCAGGTCGGCTCAGCCCTGCAGCGCGACCGCGAAGTGCTCCAGCTCGGCGGCCAGCTCGGCCGGCACCTTGGCGTGCAGCAGCGTGCCCTCGCCGGTGTGCTCGGTGGCGAGCAGCTCGCCCTCCTTGTGCACCCGGGAGACCAGCGCGCCCTGGGTGTAGGGCACCAGGGCCCGCACCTCGACGGCCGGCCGCGGCAGCTCGTCGTCGATGAGCTTCAGCAGCTCGTCGATGCCCGCGCCGCTGCGGGCCGACACCACGATGGCGTGCGGCTCGCGGCGCAGCAGTCGCTGCAGCACGTGCGGGTCGGCGGCGTCCGCCTTGTTGATCACCACGATCTCGGGCACGTTCTGCGCCTCGACCGAGACGATGACCTCACGGACGGCGGCCAGCTGCGTCTCCGGCTCGGGGTGCGAGCCGTCCACCACGTGCAGGATGAGGTCCGCGTCGGCGACCTCCTCCATGGTCGAGCGGAAGGCCTCGACCAGGTGGTGCGGCAGGTGCCGGACGAAGCCGACGGTGTCGGCCAGGGTGTACAGCCGCCCGCTCGGGGTCTGCGCCCGGCGCACGGTCGGGTCCAGGGTGGCGAACAGCGCGTTCTCCACCAGCACGCCCGCGCCGGTGAGCCGGTTGAGCAGGGAGGACTTGCCGGCGTTGGTGTACCCGGCGATGGCCACGGACGGCACCTGGTGGCGCTTGCGCTCCTGGCGCTTGGTGTCGCGGCCCTTCTTCATGTCGGCGATCTCCTTGCGGAGCTTCGCCATCTTCTCGCGGATCCGGCGCCGGTCGGTCTCGATCTTGGTCTCACCGGGACCACGGGTGGCCATGCCGCCGCCCGAGGAGCCGGAGCCACCGCCACCCATCTGCCGGGACAGCGACTGACCCCAGCCGCGCAGGCGCGGCAGCATGTACTGCATCTGCGCCAGCGAGACCTGCGCCTTGCCCTCCCGGGACTTGGCGTGCTGGGCGAAGATGTCCAGGATCAGGGCCGTCCGGTCGACGACCTTGACCTTGACCACGTCCTCCAGGTGGATCAGCTGGCCGGGGGTGAGCTC from Kitasatospora cathayae includes:
- a CDS encoding trypsin-like serine peptidase, with the protein product MRTISTSSTASTNGITSANSAVGTRGRRVAAAGAALLAALTLTAAACGPDGPTAPVTPPAALPKAAPTSLGDLSGWKLEDWARYVADSGFTNQTAPGYWTTARMAAARARPTPEYSLTAASPATVQRDAPPAAVQARPQPHPYGRDSALVGKLLMTTPQGDSACSATVVSDPLDPGRSNLVFTAAHCLHDGRGGGWVKNLVFVPAFNRDGQTGNQDGRGARGKPDDDRQAAPYGRWTAVRALVSPTWLQESGVGAHDQYDYGIVRVRAESGSGPSLEETVGGSVPVWFNAPREQVTSAAAFGYPVERPFDGMELEHCDSTAAPGRLSFDRARPPMYVIGCTMTGGAGGGGWFITKDGKPNLVSVSSIGDRGPAGYLAGPSLQDQAKQAFDYFAKNVK
- a CDS encoding GNAT family N-acetyltransferase yields the protein MGVPPAGGRGRVNRQEVRVGKCPRRAERGGGNSSDDLPGWGEVPTPAGRFRLGPVRLPADLELLAGWMNDPEVDEFWALAGPPAVTERHVRAQLDGDGRSLPCLGLLDGAPMSYWEVYRADLDPLAAHYPARPYDTGVHLLLGPAASRGRGLGAQLLAALAEMILRQRPRCERVVAEPDVRNRRSVRAFERAGFRVAAELDLPDKRAALMVRDRDPHPA
- a CDS encoding IucA/IucC family protein; the protein is MSTALTGAPPVPPTAGPPCEPKDAPAPKVTSDEGAERVQERGPSAPDRERPEASEEHGLGPDPLLHPDPAVAAEQAAVEALLRCWTRETGARPGPDGRLRIDVLGGAARLAAPVRYWSPGGWHRFGPATLSAGEGGVVAEGAEAPVDAVTAAALLAAAAADRPDPGQVADLAARVADSVVRTAEILTHRRTAAEPGGPERSHFLAAEQSLLLGHPLHPTPKSRDGLGPAQSAAYSPELHGSFQLHWYAVDRALLAAGSAVAESADRLTAALLGHRTALPPGTAALPLHPWQARELAHRPAVAALLAEGLLHDLGPAGEPWYPTSSVRTVYRPGTPWMLKLSLGLRITNSRRENLRKELHRGLEMHRLLESGLAAEWRAAHPGFDIVRDPAWIGVDHPGLGDPGGLDTVLRAQPFAPAERALCVAGLVAEQPRGTGATVPSRLGDTLRSLAARTGRPLRTVAAEWFLRYLEAVVLPVLWLDGRGGIALEAHQQNSIVLLDAEGWPSGGRYRDNQGYYYRESAAERLTARLPGLGAQSDTFLPDAVIDHHFTYYLGINHVLGLIGALGSQGLADETVLLAGLRRFLAGPRAAATGSALPTLLLDAPTLPCKANLLTRINGLDELVGPVATQSVYVDIPNPVAEAVRERWGSPRPEAGGE
- a CDS encoding trypsin-like serine peptidase, which gives rise to MPSIHRSALAAALVAGTLLAVSACGPDGPAGGGKTAAPPPAADASASATPGGGVIGGITLPSGLPSSLLEGLPKSWDDLKKWKFDDWDKWASKHVFNNPVVKDFWNPDKMGDAKPADPAPPAKPAADNGVTDPEPPVVKAVQVPRPYLKQPSGKVFFSAQGGRGNCSATVIADPQHPGRSNLVWTAAHCVHEGKGGDFYKDLVFVPAYNNSGASSGGKKAPLSELAPLGTWWADQVVTSPQWMVEGGPTGDAANQYDFAVMRVHNQNDTGKSLEETVGSAAPVWFDAPRDQLRVSAVGYPLVKPFDGQELYRCDGGKPTRLSFDAKRPSMLTIGCDMTQGASGGGWFATMPDGKTALVSNTSIGTQEHTSLSGPYLETVAKQALDWISRKQ
- the hflX gene encoding GTPase HflX, producing MTSTFDTRDHADATRRLDGLRAEALMDEDLAAIDEDLGHNYDGDQYDRSERAALRRVAGLSTELEDVTEVEYRQLRLERVVLVGVWTDGTLEEAENSMAELAALAETAGSEVLDGVIQRRDKPDAATYIGSGKAQELRDIVASSGADTVVCDGELTPGQLIHLEDVVKVKVVDRTALILDIFAQHAKSREGKAQVSLAQMQYMLPRLRGWGQSLSRQMGGGGSGSSGGGMATRGPGETKIETDRRRIREKMAKLRKEIADMKKGRDTKRQERKRHQVPSVAIAGYTNAGKSSLLNRLTGAGVLVENALFATLDPTVRRAQTPSGRLYTLADTVGFVRHLPHHLVEAFRSTMEEVADADLILHVVDGSHPEPETQLAAVREVIVSVEAQNVPEIVVINKADAADPHVLQRLLRREPHAIVVSARSGAGIDELLKLIDDELPRPAVEVRALVPYTQGALVSRVHKEGELLATEHTGEGTLLHAKVPAELAAELEHFAVALQG